A genomic segment from Bradyrhizobium diazoefficiens USDA 110 encodes:
- a CDS encoding ring-cleaving dioxygenase gives MNARGLHHVTAIIGDVRRAGGFYAGVLSLNRVKKTVCYDDPGSYHVYYGDDVGNPGTVMSTLAWNCVTPGLTGAGEVVQTAFRVAGDSLDGWADRLASAGVPYRSEVSPFGERTLCFSDPDGTALSLIETWEGRSGQADPNSKADLALRGLHGVTLNVREEDETIDILQKVFDFQLVSQRNGAMRFVAHDGPGGTITLRMIGKSSRGRLGGGTIRHVAFRASNLDDRSEMVEKLQSVYGIVVSDPIERTYLNAVGFRAPCGVLFEIATDGPGFAVDEAPEQLGQQLQLPAFLEERRAELAAILPPLA, from the coding sequence GTGAACGCACGGGGACTTCATCACGTCACAGCAATCATCGGCGACGTGCGGCGCGCCGGCGGCTTCTACGCGGGTGTGCTGTCGCTCAATCGGGTCAAGAAGACCGTCTGCTATGACGACCCCGGCAGTTACCACGTCTACTACGGCGACGACGTCGGAAATCCGGGCACCGTAATGAGCACGCTGGCCTGGAATTGCGTGACGCCGGGGCTGACCGGCGCCGGCGAGGTGGTGCAGACCGCCTTCCGCGTCGCAGGGGATTCACTCGACGGGTGGGCCGATCGGCTCGCTTCTGCGGGTGTGCCCTATCGATCGGAGGTGTCGCCCTTCGGCGAGCGTACGCTCTGTTTCTCGGATCCCGATGGTACGGCCCTCTCGCTGATCGAGACATGGGAGGGACGATCGGGGCAGGCGGACCCAAACTCCAAGGCCGATCTCGCGCTGCGCGGCCTTCATGGCGTCACGCTGAATGTCCGCGAGGAGGATGAGACCATCGACATCCTCCAGAAGGTTTTCGATTTCCAGCTGGTCTCTCAGAGAAACGGCGCCATGCGCTTCGTGGCTCATGACGGTCCGGGCGGGACGATCACCTTGCGCATGATCGGAAAGTCATCGCGGGGGCGCCTCGGCGGCGGCACCATCCGGCACGTCGCCTTCCGCGCGAGCAATCTCGACGATCGATCGGAGATGGTCGAGAAACTCCAGTCGGTGTACGGCATCGTGGTGAGCGATCCCATCGAGCGGACCTACCTGAACGCGGTCGGCTTCCGCGCACCCTGCGGCGTGCTTTTCGAGATCGCGACCGACGGCCCGGGTTTTGCGGTCGACGAGGCGCCGGAGCAGCTCGGCCAGCAACTTCAGCTTCCCGCCTTTCTCGAAGAGCGTCGCGCCGAACTGGCGGCGATCCTGCCTCCGCTCGCTTGA
- a CDS encoding XapX domain-containing protein — translation MKIYLLSLGAGLLVGVIYSLLNVRSPAPPLVALVGLLGILAGEQIVPVARQLLSGHGLASAWQQAKCAPHMFGMLPGRQNDQSKNAASVDGQEKHS, via the coding sequence ATGAAGATCTATCTGTTGTCCCTTGGCGCCGGCCTGTTGGTCGGCGTCATCTACAGCCTTCTCAACGTGCGCTCGCCCGCGCCGCCGCTGGTCGCGCTGGTCGGGCTTCTTGGCATCCTCGCCGGTGAGCAGATCGTTCCCGTGGCCCGGCAGCTGTTGTCCGGGCACGGGCTGGCGTCGGCGTGGCAGCAAGCCAAGTGCGCCCCACACATGTTCGGCATGCTGCCCGGTCGTCAAAACGACCAATCGAAAAATGCCGCCTCGGTGGACGGCCAGGAGAAACATTCATGA
- a CDS encoding LysR substrate-binding domain-containing protein, with translation MDNRIGEMQVFLRVVEAQSYSEAARRLLMTPSTVSKLIGRIEARLGVRLFERSTRRLSLTSEGRMYHDKSVALLAELDGIERGISRGAAAAGGTIRVNTTVSFGIFGLEPLLPAFWQAHPEIVVDISLSDEIVDMYLDRTDVAFRVGPLQASAMVARRIGVVKRRIVASPDYINRLGEPKRVQDLSRHNCLGFNFRRSAPVWPLKESGRIADRAISGSLLANNAQSLRRMAIAGIGLARLADYHVRDDISAGRLVEVLKGTAGDEEQIHALYHGGPRLPFRVRAFLDFMCPRLTDFMEGRARDGRQAVQASGGRIAASSARRSSRKAGS, from the coding sequence ATGGATAATCGCATCGGGGAAATGCAGGTCTTCCTCCGTGTGGTGGAAGCCCAGAGCTATTCCGAGGCAGCCCGTCGACTGTTGATGACACCGTCAACCGTCAGCAAGCTCATCGGAAGGATCGAGGCGCGGCTCGGCGTCAGACTGTTCGAGCGTTCGACGCGGCGGCTGTCGCTGACGTCAGAGGGTCGGATGTACCACGACAAGAGTGTTGCACTGCTGGCCGAACTCGATGGCATCGAACGCGGCATTTCTCGGGGTGCAGCGGCGGCCGGCGGGACGATCCGGGTCAACACCACGGTGTCCTTCGGCATTTTCGGCCTCGAGCCTCTGCTCCCCGCCTTTTGGCAAGCACACCCTGAGATCGTGGTCGACATCTCGCTCTCCGACGAAATCGTCGACATGTACCTCGACCGGACCGATGTCGCCTTCCGGGTCGGGCCGTTGCAAGCCTCCGCGATGGTTGCCCGACGCATCGGGGTCGTCAAAAGAAGGATCGTCGCATCTCCAGACTACATAAATCGGCTAGGTGAGCCAAAAAGGGTTCAGGACCTTTCACGTCACAACTGCCTGGGATTCAATTTCCGGCGCTCTGCCCCGGTCTGGCCTCTGAAGGAGAGCGGGCGAATTGCCGACCGGGCAATCAGCGGCTCGCTGCTCGCAAACAACGCTCAAAGCCTGCGGCGAATGGCAATCGCGGGCATCGGCCTTGCAAGGCTCGCCGACTATCACGTCCGCGACGACATATCGGCTGGCCGCCTGGTCGAGGTTCTCAAGGGCACGGCAGGTGACGAGGAACAAATTCATGCGCTTTATCACGGTGGACCGCGGCTGCCCTTTCGCGTGAGAGCATTCCTTGACTTCATGTGCCCGCGACTGACCGATTTCATGGAAGGTCGGGCTCGCGATGGTCGACAGGCAGTTCAAGCGAGCGGAGGCAGGATCGCCGCCAGTTCGGCGCGACGCTCTTCGAGAAAGGCGGGAAGCTGA
- a CDS encoding alpha/beta fold hydrolase yields MTSVTTIRRATCRANGIRQFYLEAGAGPPIVLLHGFPETSFAWRFQIPALAPHYRVIAPDLRGYGETDKPPNGYDKRTMANDIVELLKTLGVGRVALIGHDRGARVATRLVKDHPDLVDRLVVMDNVPTRIVAREMTAKVAREYWFFMFHQIPDLPEALIAGREDIWLRHFFSDWCHDPMTISGEAFETYVKSYSAPGAVRGAMSDYRASAEDIAQDLEDAEQKIRCPVLSLWGEDFGAVGRLFDMKAVWSEMAETLSVAPIERCGHLPQEEQPEAVNKLLLDFLKGWNG; encoded by the coding sequence ATGACATCCGTGACCACCATTCGTCGCGCAACCTGCCGAGCAAACGGCATCCGCCAGTTCTATCTGGAGGCTGGGGCCGGTCCTCCGATCGTGCTGTTGCACGGCTTCCCGGAGACCAGCTTCGCCTGGCGTTTCCAGATACCGGCGCTTGCCCCCCACTACCGGGTAATCGCGCCGGACCTGCGCGGATACGGCGAGACCGACAAACCGCCGAACGGCTACGACAAGAGGACGATGGCCAACGACATCGTCGAGCTCTTGAAGACACTCGGCGTGGGGCGCGTGGCACTGATCGGACACGATCGCGGCGCGCGGGTCGCGACCCGCCTGGTCAAGGACCACCCGGATCTGGTCGATCGCCTCGTCGTCATGGATAACGTTCCAACCCGCATCGTCGCGCGCGAGATGACTGCGAAAGTCGCCCGCGAATACTGGTTCTTCATGTTCCACCAGATCCCCGACCTGCCGGAGGCACTGATCGCGGGACGCGAGGACATCTGGCTTCGTCACTTCTTTTCCGACTGGTGCCACGACCCGATGACGATCTCCGGCGAGGCGTTCGAGACCTACGTGAAGTCCTACAGCGCGCCTGGCGCCGTACGGGGCGCGATGTCCGACTATCGCGCCAGCGCAGAAGACATCGCGCAGGATCTCGAGGACGCGGAGCAGAAGATCCGGTGTCCCGTGCTGTCCCTTTGGGGTGAAGACTTCGGCGCCGTCGGCCGTCTCTTCGACATGAAGGCGGTCTGGAGCGAGATGGCGGAAACCCTCTCGGTCGCCCCGATCGAACGTTGCGGCCATCTTCCGCAGGAAGAACAACCGGAAGCGGTCAACAAGCTTCTTCTCGATTTTCTGAAGGGCTGGAACGGATGA
- a CDS encoding MBL fold metallo-hydrolase, with product MKPIRTVAMLTFVSLLSHGQVHAGAPQVRTQAPGFYRIMLGRMEITALLDGTHPFPVHDVMTRNETMPGGDRKAVKLAESHPGRGDAVLAASDLAAPVEGSINAFLVNTGDRLILIDSGAGSLYGACCGHLLENLRASGYRPEQIDEIYLTHLHADHVGGIAPEGKPAFANATIRVNQKDLDYWLDAKNESEAPKFLKPMFEGDRASLKPYRESGRLKPFSEGQELSPGIRAIPTPGHTPGHTSYEVSSGGQTLLVWGDLVHVAPIQFPDPAVTVTYDSNPLSAELERTAAFARPARTSTWIAAAHIAFPGIGHIRSVDGRFEWLPANYTTVLKPTND from the coding sequence ATGAAGCCGATCCGCACCGTCGCGATGTTGACATTCGTATCCCTGCTGTCTCACGGCCAGGTGCATGCCGGCGCTCCCCAGGTACGCACCCAGGCGCCGGGCTTCTATCGCATCATGCTCGGGCGCATGGAGATAACGGCCTTGCTCGACGGGACCCATCCGTTTCCAGTCCACGACGTGATGACCAGGAACGAGACGATGCCGGGCGGAGACCGGAAAGCCGTGAAGCTCGCGGAAAGCCATCCCGGTAGAGGGGATGCCGTGCTCGCCGCCTCCGATCTCGCAGCTCCCGTGGAAGGTTCGATCAATGCCTTCTTGGTCAACACGGGAGACAGGCTCATTCTGATCGACAGCGGCGCCGGCAGCCTCTATGGCGCATGTTGCGGGCACCTTCTCGAAAATCTGCGCGCGTCCGGATACAGACCGGAGCAGATCGACGAGATCTATCTCACGCACTTGCATGCCGATCACGTCGGCGGCATCGCTCCAGAAGGAAAGCCTGCGTTTGCCAATGCAACCATAAGGGTCAACCAGAAGGACCTCGACTACTGGCTCGACGCCAAGAACGAGAGTGAAGCTCCCAAATTCCTCAAGCCGATGTTCGAAGGCGATCGCGCCTCGTTGAAGCCCTACAGGGAATCCGGCCGGCTGAAGCCCTTCTCGGAAGGTCAGGAGCTTTCGCCGGGGATTCGTGCAATTCCTACTCCCGGGCACACCCCAGGACACACCTCGTACGAGGTCTCGAGCGGAGGGCAAACATTGCTTGTCTGGGGCGATCTCGTCCATGTTGCGCCGATCCAGTTTCCCGATCCCGCCGTGACCGTGACTTACGACAGCAATCCGCTGTCGGCGGAACTGGAACGCACGGCAGCCTTCGCTCGGCCCGCGCGGACGTCGACGTGGATCGCGGCGGCTCACATCGCCTTTCCTGGAATCGGACATATCCGCTCGGTCGATGGCCGGTTCGAGTGGCTACCGGCGAACTACACCACCGTGTTGAAACCGACGAACGACTGA
- a CDS encoding MFS transporter, producing the protein MPLSNEKPDPSSTVPDTSPWIAFRHTTFTVVWIATVVANVGTWMYNAASGWLMTSLDANPLTVSLVQVASSLPMFLFALPAGALADTVDKRRFLIGCEIVLTIIAAASAVLVGLNLVTPPILLLFTFLLGAGAAFTAPAWQSVVPQLVPRQDLAAAVAGNGVGVNISRAIGPALGGAVIGGFGIAAPFWINALSNFAVIGALLWWRPASSQGSALPPERLAGAMVIGFRHARFNPKLRATLVRAAAFFFFASAYWALLPLVARNQIAGGPALYGILLGAIGVGAVIGAFILPWMRTTFGPNGLVAAGTAGTALSLILLGIARHAEIGLAACLIAGISWIGVLATVNVSVQVSLPDWVRGRGLAIFVTVFFGAMTAGSALWGQIASGLGLPTAHFLAAAGAVAGIALTWRWKLQTGAGIDLAPSMHWPSPVLAIEADADRGPVLITVEYRISAERREAFLVSIRDLEQQRRRDGAYSWDVFEDAAESGRFLETFMVASWLEHLRQHQRVTNTDRAVQDAIRKFGAAAEPKVAHLIAANFRQTGLGTPSKQSLP; encoded by the coding sequence ATGCCCCTATCCAACGAAAAGCCGGATCCATCGTCGACGGTGCCCGACACTTCCCCGTGGATCGCGTTTCGGCACACCACGTTCACGGTTGTCTGGATCGCAACCGTCGTCGCCAACGTCGGCACCTGGATGTACAACGCTGCGTCCGGATGGCTGATGACCAGCCTCGATGCCAATCCCCTCACCGTCTCCCTGGTTCAGGTCGCGAGCAGCCTTCCGATGTTCCTGTTCGCGCTGCCGGCTGGCGCGCTGGCGGATACTGTCGACAAACGCCGTTTTCTGATTGGTTGTGAAATCGTCCTTACAATCATCGCGGCAGCAAGTGCGGTGCTCGTCGGGCTTAACCTCGTCACTCCGCCCATCCTTCTGCTGTTCACGTTTCTGCTCGGCGCCGGCGCTGCGTTCACCGCGCCCGCATGGCAGTCGGTTGTCCCTCAGCTTGTCCCGAGGCAAGACCTGGCCGCGGCCGTGGCCGGCAACGGCGTAGGCGTCAACATCAGCAGAGCCATCGGGCCGGCGCTGGGTGGCGCCGTCATCGGCGGGTTCGGCATCGCGGCCCCCTTCTGGATCAATGCTCTGAGCAATTTCGCCGTGATCGGAGCGCTCCTGTGGTGGCGCCCGGCGTCTTCGCAAGGCAGCGCGCTTCCACCGGAACGTCTCGCTGGCGCCATGGTGATCGGCTTCCGCCATGCGCGATTCAATCCGAAGCTTCGTGCGACACTCGTCAGGGCGGCGGCGTTCTTCTTCTTCGCGAGCGCCTATTGGGCACTGCTCCCCCTCGTGGCGCGCAATCAGATCGCGGGCGGTCCAGCACTCTACGGCATCTTGCTCGGAGCGATCGGCGTGGGTGCCGTCATCGGTGCGTTCATACTGCCCTGGATGAGGACAACCTTCGGGCCCAACGGGCTCGTTGCGGCCGGCACCGCCGGCACGGCGCTTAGTCTGATCCTCCTGGGCATCGCGCGTCACGCGGAGATCGGACTTGCGGCGTGCCTGATCGCCGGTATCTCATGGATCGGCGTCCTTGCGACGGTCAATGTCTCAGTTCAGGTCTCACTGCCGGACTGGGTGCGCGGCCGGGGGTTGGCGATCTTCGTCACCGTGTTCTTCGGCGCGATGACCGCTGGCAGCGCGCTCTGGGGTCAAATTGCCTCTGGACTCGGCTTGCCTACGGCGCACTTCCTAGCCGCTGCGGGCGCAGTCGCAGGAATCGCGTTGACCTGGCGCTGGAAGCTTCAAACCGGTGCAGGCATCGATCTTGCGCCCTCGATGCACTGGCCCTCACCTGTCTTGGCAATCGAGGCAGACGCGGACCGCGGGCCAGTCCTGATTACGGTCGAGTACCGCATCTCCGCGGAGCGCCGCGAAGCCTTCCTCGTCTCCATCAGAGACTTGGAGCAACAACGAAGGCGTGATGGCGCATATTCCTGGGACGTCTTCGAAGACGCCGCCGAGAGCGGACGCTTTCTGGAGACGTTTATGGTCGCGTCTTGGCTTGAGCACTTGCGGCAACACCAGCGCGTGACCAATACCGACAGGGCCGTTCAGGACGCCATCCGCAAATTCGGCGCCGCGGCCGAGCCCAAGGTCGCCCATCTCATCGCCGCCAATTTTCGGCAAACCGGCTTAGGCACGCCCAGCAAACAGTCGTTGCCGTAG
- a CDS encoding hydrolase — translation MAPNPLHLLEPRDCALLLIDQQAGLAFGVGSIDRQVLMNSVVALAKTATVFGLPVVASTSATKVYSGPLMPAVKAALPGVEPIDRRSMSMWEDDKARAAVLATGRSRLIVSGLLTEACVTFAVLSALSAGLEVYVVGDACGGLTTASHELALGRMQAAGARLTSWIQVLLEMQRDWTRHETYDGARAIVESHAGGYGIGLAYARDMIRPA, via the coding sequence ATGGCCCCGAATCCGCTTCATCTGCTCGAGCCCAGGGACTGCGCCCTGCTCTTGATCGACCAACAGGCCGGCCTGGCTTTCGGAGTGGGGTCGATCGACCGGCAGGTTCTCATGAACAGCGTGGTCGCGCTCGCGAAGACCGCGACCGTGTTCGGCCTGCCGGTCGTCGCCTCCACCTCGGCGACGAAAGTGTACAGCGGGCCGCTGATGCCGGCGGTCAAGGCGGCGCTTCCAGGCGTCGAGCCGATCGACCGGCGCAGCATGAGCATGTGGGAAGACGACAAGGCGCGCGCGGCCGTTCTGGCCACCGGTCGAAGCCGCCTGATCGTTTCGGGTCTGCTGACCGAGGCATGCGTGACGTTCGCGGTGCTTTCTGCACTGTCAGCCGGCTTGGAAGTCTACGTCGTCGGCGACGCCTGCGGAGGATTGACGACTGCGAGTCACGAACTGGCTCTCGGCCGGATGCAGGCCGCAGGCGCCCGCCTCACATCCTGGATCCAGGTTCTGCTCGAGATGCAGCGCGATTGGACGAGGCACGAAACCTACGATGGCGCACGCGCCATCGTCGAATCTCATGCCGGAGGATACGGGATCGGCCTGGCCTACGCCCGCGACATGATCCGACCCGCTTGA
- a CDS encoding hydrolase, translated as MSKLDMLTPDNSAIALIDYQPAMFQGVQSHDRLVTVNNVQILAKAAKLFKIPTVLTTVARDSFSGPFMPEVASLFPEHDIIDRTSMNSWLDANFRKAVAATGRKKFVLAGLWTEACVIFPTLDMLKEGYEIYIAADACGDLSLEAHNRAMERAIQAGAVPITSSQYAYELQQDWARSETYEGMMDIQRAHSPYGIQIRFSKWALGEHASEGGAKAG; from the coding sequence ATGTCGAAACTCGATATGCTCACCCCCGACAACAGCGCGATCGCTCTGATCGACTACCAGCCGGCCATGTTCCAGGGCGTTCAATCGCATGACCGCCTCGTCACGGTTAACAACGTCCAGATCCTGGCAAAGGCCGCGAAGCTCTTCAAAATTCCGACCGTGCTGACCACGGTGGCGCGGGATTCCTTCTCCGGCCCCTTCATGCCGGAAGTCGCCTCGCTGTTTCCGGAGCACGACATCATCGACCGCACGTCGATGAATTCCTGGCTCGACGCGAACTTCCGCAAGGCGGTGGCTGCCACCGGTCGCAAGAAATTCGTGCTGGCCGGTCTCTGGACCGAGGCCTGCGTGATCTTTCCGACCCTGGACATGCTCAAGGAAGGTTACGAGATCTACATTGCCGCCGACGCTTGCGGCGATCTCTCGCTCGAAGCCCACAACCGCGCCATGGAGCGCGCCATCCAGGCAGGAGCGGTTCCCATCACCTCGTCGCAATACGCCTACGAGCTTCAGCAGGACTGGGCGCGCAGCGAGACCTACGAAGGAATGATGGACATCCAGCGCGCGCATTCGCCCTACGGAATCCAGATCCGCTTCTCGAAATGGGCACTCGGCGAACATGCCTCCGAAGGGGGCGCGAAAGCCGGCTGA
- a CDS encoding helix-turn-helix domain-containing protein, translated as MMEESDSTTGGFYGRRLSQHLGMEGDCLLRIKREGQLALAMTRLTCSQFVRERTAVIPSEPAFSILQQLGDLDRHSCWLAGRPRYSGAFGAGTVSVINLMDNPQCEFKGPFDAVQYYVPQTALDEFAREHGAKPISTLKWSRDQRDPFLSTLSSVLLSAVEQDPTSNQLFVDQIGLSVLAHFAQTYGGMRPQGKAAGGGLAPWQERRAKEIMRARLASNLTIADVAAECKLTPSHFARSFRRSTGVAPHEFLSQLRIDEAKRLMLSTKLPLADIALICGFGDQSYFTRVFSRNVGASPGAWRRARSEG; from the coding sequence ATGATGGAAGAGTCTGATAGTACGACCGGCGGCTTCTACGGTCGTCGCCTCAGCCAGCACCTGGGAATGGAGGGTGACTGCCTGCTGCGCATCAAGCGCGAAGGGCAGTTGGCACTGGCGATGACCCGGCTGACCTGCTCTCAATTCGTTCGGGAGCGGACCGCGGTCATTCCTTCCGAACCGGCCTTCAGCATCCTGCAACAGCTCGGTGACCTCGATCGGCATTCCTGTTGGCTCGCTGGACGACCGAGATATTCGGGAGCTTTCGGTGCGGGGACCGTGAGCGTCATCAATCTGATGGACAACCCTCAATGTGAGTTCAAAGGCCCGTTCGATGCCGTTCAATACTACGTGCCCCAGACGGCCCTCGACGAGTTTGCCCGTGAGCACGGGGCCAAACCGATCTCGACGCTCAAATGGAGCAGGGATCAGCGTGACCCCTTCCTGTCGACCCTGTCCAGCGTTCTGCTCAGTGCGGTGGAGCAGGATCCGACGAGCAATCAGCTCTTCGTCGATCAGATCGGGTTGAGTGTTCTGGCCCATTTCGCCCAAACCTATGGCGGAATGCGCCCACAAGGAAAAGCTGCGGGTGGAGGCCTTGCCCCCTGGCAGGAGCGTCGCGCCAAGGAAATCATGCGAGCGCGTCTCGCCAGCAATCTGACGATTGCCGACGTCGCCGCCGAATGCAAGTTGACGCCAAGCCACTTCGCCAGATCGTTCCGGCGCAGCACGGGCGTTGCCCCGCACGAATTCCTGTCCCAGCTTCGCATCGACGAGGCGAAGCGCCTCATGCTGAGCACCAAGCTTCCGCTCGCCGACATTGCACTGATCTGCGGCTTTGGCGACCAGAGCTACTTCACCCGGGTGTTTTCCCGCAACGTGGGGGCCAGCCCCGGAGCATGGCGAAGGGCCCGCTCCGAGGGCTGA
- a CDS encoding amidohydrolase codes for MSSAPDIILHRGLFTTLDRSNPAASAVAIADGRFVAVGHDHDVMKLAGPSTKIVDLRGRRVLPGLIDNHLHIIRGGLNFNMELRWDGVRSLATAMDMLKRQVAVTPPPQWVRVVGGFTEHQFAEKRLPTIDELNAVAPDTPVFLLHLYDRAILNGAALRAVGYAKDTPEPPGGEIMRDTKGNPTGLLLAKPNANILYATLAKGPKLPFDYQVNSTRHFMRELNRLGVTGAIDAGGGFQNYPDDYAVIQKLSDEGLLTIRLAYNLFTQKPKGEKADFLNWTKTSKYKQGDDYFRHNGAGEMLVFSAADFEDFRVARPDMPAEMEGELEEVVRVLVQNKWPWRLHATYDETISRALDVFERVNQDIPLEGLHWFFDHAETISDQSIDRIAALGGGIAVQHRMAYQGEYFVERYGAGAAEATPPVKKIIDKGVKVSAGTDATRVASYNPWVSLSWLVTGRTVGGLRITPQRNCLDRETALRMWTENVTWFSNEEGNKGRIQVGQLADLVVPDRDYFSCSEAEIADTTSLLTMVGGRIVYGAGDFSKLESVTPPPAMPDWSPVRRFGGYAAWADDTAKTKDTSLAMKAMQMCGCANSCGVHGHDHAAAWSSRLPVSDLRSFWGALGCACWAV; via the coding sequence ATGAGCTCCGCACCCGATATCATCCTGCATCGTGGTCTGTTCACGACGCTCGATCGCTCGAACCCGGCGGCTTCGGCGGTCGCGATCGCCGATGGCCGCTTCGTCGCGGTCGGGCACGATCATGACGTGATGAAGCTGGCGGGGCCGTCCACGAAGATCGTCGATCTCAGGGGACGGCGCGTGTTGCCGGGCCTGATCGACAACCACCTTCACATCATCCGCGGCGGTCTGAACTTCAACATGGAGCTGCGCTGGGACGGGGTACGCTCGCTCGCCACTGCGATGGATATGCTGAAGCGGCAGGTCGCCGTCACGCCACCGCCGCAGTGGGTCAGAGTGGTCGGCGGATTCACCGAACACCAATTCGCGGAGAAGCGGCTTCCGACGATCGACGAGCTCAACGCCGTCGCGCCCGACACGCCGGTCTTCCTGCTGCATCTCTACGATCGGGCCATCCTGAACGGCGCGGCGCTGCGGGCCGTCGGTTATGCGAAGGACACGCCCGAACCGCCGGGCGGCGAGATCATGCGCGATACCAAGGGCAATCCGACGGGTTTGCTGCTGGCCAAGCCCAACGCCAACATCCTCTACGCGACCCTTGCCAAGGGCCCGAAACTTCCGTTCGATTATCAGGTCAATTCGACGCGTCATTTCATGCGCGAATTGAACCGGCTTGGCGTCACCGGTGCGATCGACGCCGGCGGAGGATTCCAGAACTATCCCGACGACTACGCCGTCATCCAGAAGCTGAGCGACGAAGGCCTCCTGACGATACGACTCGCCTACAACCTTTTCACCCAGAAGCCCAAGGGCGAGAAGGCAGACTTCCTGAACTGGACGAAAACCTCGAAGTACAAGCAGGGTGACGACTATTTCCGGCACAACGGTGCCGGCGAGATGCTGGTGTTCTCGGCGGCCGACTTCGAGGATTTTCGGGTCGCGCGTCCGGACATGCCTGCGGAGATGGAAGGCGAGCTCGAGGAGGTCGTTCGGGTCCTCGTTCAGAACAAATGGCCGTGGCGTCTCCATGCCACCTACGACGAGACGATCTCACGGGCGCTGGACGTTTTCGAGCGGGTCAATCAGGACATTCCCCTGGAAGGGCTGCACTGGTTCTTCGATCACGCCGAGACGATCTCGGACCAGTCGATCGATCGCATCGCGGCGCTCGGCGGCGGCATCGCCGTGCAGCACCGGATGGCCTATCAGGGCGAATACTTTGTCGAACGCTACGGGGCGGGAGCCGCCGAGGCGACGCCGCCGGTCAAGAAGATCATCGACAAGGGCGTCAAGGTGTCGGCCGGTACGGACGCGACCCGCGTTGCGTCCTACAACCCGTGGGTCTCTCTGTCCTGGCTCGTCACCGGCCGGACCGTCGGCGGGTTGCGCATCACGCCCCAGCGCAATTGTCTGGATCGCGAGACGGCGCTGCGGATGTGGACCGAAAACGTGACGTGGTTCTCGAACGAAGAGGGTAACAAGGGTCGGATCCAGGTCGGCCAGCTCGCCGACCTCGTCGTCCCGGACCGCGACTACTTCTCGTGCAGCGAGGCCGAGATCGCCGATACGACTTCGCTGCTGACCATGGTCGGAGGCAGGATCGTCTATGGCGCGGGAGACTTCTCCAAGCTGGAGAGCGTCACACCGCCGCCCGCCATGCCGGACTGGTCGCCGGTCCGCCGCTTTGGCGGGTACGCGGCCTGGGCCGACGACACGGCAAAGACGAAGGATACCAGCCTCGCGATGAAGGCCATGCAGATGTGCGGCTGCGCCAATTCCTGCGGCGTCCACGGACACGACCATGCGGCGGCCTGGTCGAGCCGGTTGCCGGTCTCCGACCTCCGAAGCTTCTGGGGCGCGCTGGGGTGCGCCTGCTGGGCGGTCTGA
- a CDS encoding alpha/beta fold hydrolase: MALLELRDGTELYYKDWGSGKPILFSHGWPLSADMWDAQMLFFAERGYRTVAFDRRGFGRSSQPWTGYDYDTFADDIADIVNHLNLKDVTLVGFSMGGGDIARYVARHGTSRVAKFVLLSAVTPLFVKTADHDGVDKSVFDGIKAGLVKDRAQFLDDFSPLFYGTNHGTKVSQGVFKQTLQIALQASVKATIDCVTAFSETDFRPDMAKIDVPTLVIHGEDDQVVPFPYTGKLAAEMIKGAKLKIYPGAPHATATTHADQVNADLLAFLKA; the protein is encoded by the coding sequence ATGGCCTTGCTTGAATTGCGGGACGGCACCGAGCTTTATTACAAGGACTGGGGAAGCGGAAAGCCGATCCTGTTCAGCCATGGCTGGCCGCTCAGCGCGGACATGTGGGACGCGCAGATGCTTTTCTTCGCCGAGCGCGGTTATCGAACGGTGGCGTTCGACCGCAGGGGCTTCGGCCGGTCGAGCCAGCCCTGGACGGGCTACGACTACGACACCTTCGCCGACGACATCGCTGACATCGTTAATCATCTCAACCTGAAGGATGTGACGCTGGTCGGATTCTCCATGGGCGGCGGAGACATCGCGCGCTACGTGGCGCGGCACGGCACGTCGCGGGTCGCCAAATTCGTCCTGCTCAGCGCCGTGACGCCCCTCTTCGTCAAGACCGCGGACCATGACGGTGTCGACAAGTCGGTGTTCGACGGCATCAAGGCCGGCCTGGTGAAGGACCGTGCGCAATTCCTCGACGACTTCAGCCCCCTCTTCTACGGCACCAACCACGGCACGAAGGTGTCGCAAGGCGTCTTCAAGCAGACCCTTCAGATCGCGCTTCAGGCGTCGGTCAAGGCGACCATCGATTGCGTGACCGCGTTCTCGGAAACCGACTTCCGGCCAGACATGGCCAAAATCGACGTGCCCACCCTGGTGATTCACGGCGAGGACGATCAGGTCGTGCCGTTCCCCTACACGGGCAAGCTGGCCGCCGAGATGATCAAGGGCGCCAAGCTGAAGATTTATCCGGGCGCTCCGCACGCAACGGCGACGACGCATGCCGACCAGGTCAACGCAGACCTCCTCGCGTTCCTGAAGGCCTAA